The stretch of DNA AAGTAGATAATCTGGTTGGAAATAGTGTGTAAAGGTTAAAATTTTGTGCTGTTCAATTTCCCCAACTTGTTGGCTGGTtgttaaaagtattttttttttcttgggggAAATGCTGAAAATTGGGGACTTTGTTGTTTGTCCTGGAATCTTTAGTTTGATGCCTTgagggttttgttttgtttttcttgtttttataGCTGTGATTTCCTGGAAGGGAGAGGATTTTGTTTCTGAAATTTGCTACTGTTTTCAAGAATGGATAAGGGTGGCAAGGATGAGGCCATGGGAGCAAAGAGAGGTGATGATGCTATGAGCTTTCAGTCAGCAAATGTGTCATCTGAGTGGCAAATGAATGGTTCCAATCTCGCGAATACGCCTATTGGAATGATTCCCAGTAGCAATCCAATGATGGTGGATGCGTTTTGCCTGAATGTTTGGGATCAATCTGCAAGTTCAGCAAGCTTAGGCTTTTGTGATGCTAATAATGTTCATAGCAATGTTAGCACTTCTAGCCCATTTGGAGCTGGAACAAGTGGGCTCACCGCCTTAAGAGGCAGTGTCGATAGAGGCGTTGGTATGGCGTGGCATCCAGCTAACACGGTGTTGAAAACGGGGATGCTTCTGCCTACTGCTCCTGCAGTGGTTCCTCCAAATTTGCCTCAGTTCCCAGCTGATTCCGATTTTCTCCAAAGGGCAGCACGGTTCTCGTGCTTCAGTGGAGGAAACTTGGGCGATATGATGAACCCCTTTGAGTCTCTGAGTCCTTATTGTAGAGGCTTAACACCAACTCAAAGGCCTCAACAGGTGTTTGTAGGTAATGGACTAAAACCTGCACCAGCGGGTGAAATTTCAAACGGGGCTGCTGATGGTAGCCCGCTAAATAACGATAGCGTGATTGAATATGCTGTTGGATCTAGAAATAGTGCAAAAGAAGGCGGGGGAGCCTTTGGAAATGAACCTAACGAGCCCGAATGTAGTAGCCGTGGTGGCCTTGATGTATCAGAGGGTGCAGGGGGAGAGTCTTCTGCctcaaagaaaaggaaaagaagtgGGCAGGTATGACACTATTGCTTTGTTTCATCTTTGCCCTATAACAAATCCCGTTATCGATATATAGGCCCTGtatggtaaatgactgttagctgattaggttagaaggtatgactagttgataatattagctgattgtatgaCAGTCTTCCAAAACGCCCAGTTCAAATGGTAATGTCTTTGCTGTGCAGGACGCTGAAACCGATCAAAACAAGGGAACTCCACCACCAGCTGAAGCAGCAACAGATCAGACTGATAACCAGCAGAAAGGAGATCAAAACGTGACCGCAACTCCCAGCAAGCCAGGCGGTAAAGGCGGTAAGCAGGGGTCCCAAGCTTCAGATAATCCTAAAGAAGATTACATCCACATTCGGGCTAGGAGAGGCCAGGCCACGAATAGCCACAGTCTTGCAGAAAGAGTAAGGCTGCTTATACGTTTTGAGTGGTCGTGAGATCTGTCATATGTTCTCTGTtccttaattgcacaaattcgTCTAATAATGATAGGTTAGGAGGGAGAAAATCAGTGAAAGAATGAAATTTCTTCAGGATCTCGTGCCCGGTTGTAACAAGGTTCGTTTTTTGTCTCAATTTCAATCCTACTGGCAGTAGAATTTTATACACGGTTCCACGATTCTTAGTAAAAATGGCAATCTTGCAGGTCACTGGCAAAGCAGTAATGCTTGATGAAATCATTAATTATGTACAGTCGCTCCAACGACAGGTTGAGGTATGCAAAACTAGCTATTGGTTTAAATTTTCGTTTCTTCCCCAATCTTTTCAACATTTACTATTCCTGTAAATAAACCTCTCAAGATGTTATCTTTGAAACGAAGTGATAAGAAGTTAGTGAACTCTGTTGCTTTCAGTTCTTGTCAATGAAGCTTGCAACAGTAAACCCGCGGCTCGAGTTCAACATTGATGGTCTCCTTGCAAAAGATGTAAGAAAACGCCATGTCCAAGAATTGTATGTCACACGAGAATGTTTGCCATTCTAATGCTTGAATAATACTCGTTTACCTCGACTGCAGATCCTCCAGTCCAGGGCTGGTCCTTCGTCTTCTCTGTTGTCTTTTCCACATGATATGACTATGCCTTATCCACCAGTACACCATCCACCATCAATGCTGATTCAAGCAGGCCTTCCTAGCCTGGGAAGTTCTGCAGATGCAATACGAAGAACCATCAACTCACACTTGGCAACCGCGAGTGGGAGCTTCAAGGAGCCTACGCCTCAGGTATGatattgttaggatcaaacgcttactaCTACACCAAAAGATATATCTTGTAGCGAAgtcgcaactttatttccttatactgccACATTTTTGAGagagtgttggacttggcccttcaggccTAGCCTCCGCTCAACAATCCCTAGCCacctggtgctggacttgacccttcaggCTTAGCCTCCActcaacaatcccctagccacctggtgctggacttggccttcACCAGCCTCCGTCcaacaaatatatttttgaaaattttaatgtatCCCACACAGCATATTCTTCCAAATCTGTGCATACTGCAATGGTCAGATTGAACACTATGCTTCCAAGTTCCAACCGAAGTCTACAAACTATAGCTTTGCTTTCTAATCAAACTATGCATACATACACGCTAATACAGGTACCTAGTATGTGGGACGATGAGCTCCATAACGTTGTCCAAATGGGCTTCAATCCAAGCGCTCCCCTCGACAGCCAAGATATAGGTACTATTTCACATCAAATGCTCCCCCGTCTTTATCCTTTTACCCCGAGCAACGAACTATAAATCTAGTTTCTGCATTTGTAGGTTCTCTACCACCTGGCCATATGAAATCTGAGCCCTGAACTATTTTTCCTGCAATATCTATTAGCTACACTTCATTGAATCCCTTTGCACCTAAGTTATCTTCAGGGATTGAATAAACAGCAGATCATTTCTTCTGTGTATACCGAGAGTCACTATAGGAGGTTGGTTGAAATTTGCTTGATCAGTTTTACATCCTGAGAAGATTATTTTCGAGTTATGATGCAAAGAAACGTTTCTACTCGATTATCCTATATATTGGGCACACGAAAGTGAAAAATCACGAGGTTTTCATCACGAAAAGAACGTTATGCCCCCGGACATGTACCCGGATCGATGCGTGGAACATACAAGAGATACATACTCATGTAAATTTCAGTTGTGAATTTGtcagaaaaaaacaaaaaaggctTCTTAGCTTCTCCTTCTTCTGATTTTACTTGGAGGAATATAATGAAGATGAATGAGATTACATCTCCTTTTATTGTCAATATACAATAGTGTTATTCCTTTTGTTATTGAAGCTGTATGGTGTTTTGATCTTGTCACCTTGTACATTGAATGTTTTCATTATCATAAACAACTGTGCTTCAATAGCTCTAACCCAATGGGTAGCTTAAGTGGCAAGTGAACTCTCTTATTGTTAGGgagcgtttggttcacggaatcttggattgccccaggtaataggattaccaccaggaaggtaatgtgagattttgggaatgtaagattactgatgtgtttggtttggattgtgaaatataatattactttgtttagttaagggttatatttcaggttatatggatcaatttactataatgtcctttatatatgtgtgtgtgtgtctttattgtgtgtatttatttatttatatgtatgaatgtatcgatgcttaatattaaaaaaataaatatataaatatacacacatgtatatttgattatataaacatgtatttattttatatatgttattgcgttattgttattgttattattattattattattagtattataaaaggattagttaacaagggcaaagttggaataattcaaggtaatctaagattacctaaaaaaacgggggtaatcacattaccttgaaacattaccttgaaacattaccgccacatcagttttgaggtaatataacattactagGTAATCTCacaacttgaaccaaacaaggtaatataacattaccagactgagattacctaggtaatctcagaTGACCTGAACCAAACGACCccttattgttattgttattgtcaGTTGCATagaaagaatgaaaattttgttgttgaaAATTTAAGCAAATATGATATACCTATATAGAATACAAATTTTGTTGTTGGGAACACACtgatcaaatttaaattttgtttttgaaaatttatgtaacATGCTATAAATAAACACTAGAATTGgatataaaacaataaattaaaatagataagagagttttgagaaaatatacttgactgaagttattgaTTGACATTATGTGTAGAGAGTAGAAGAAGACACACTATGATCGAGAGTGatgtcaaacatcaattttatgttttaaaagaaaaaagagagggGTAATTTTCTCAagattattcttttttcttcctaaaaatcATGAATTTGAAGACTCGAGTAAGGAAatgagattctaattccatgaagatgagagaattgcaatttcacgagttaattccattttttgtcctagatttataggtgacaattcacttttagtcattttttattagaacatcttcaattgatcctagtattattgtggcatgaccatttttagtcctccactaacaaaatcgttaaaatatcgttaaatacaaagaaatttcaatcttttttatacaaagcatgttgaaccgctatattttttatgtttatttttttgaaaacatcaataattgaagaCCAACATGTTCTTGTATATAACgataaactattttgttgataaaggaccaaaaatggtcatgccacaataatactaggac from Ipomoea triloba cultivar NCNSP0323 chromosome 7, ASM357664v1 encodes:
- the LOC116026348 gene encoding transcription factor bHLH49-like, which produces MDKGGKDEAMGAKRGDDAMSFQSANVSSEWQMNGSNLANTPIGMIPSSNPMMVDAFCLNVWDQSASSASLGFCDANNVHSNVSTSSPFGAGTSGLTALRGSVDRGVGMAWHPANTVLKTGMLLPTAPAVVPPNLPQFPADSDFLQRAARFSCFSGGNLGDMMNPFESLSPYCRGLTPTQRPQQVFVGNGLKPAPAGEISNGAADGSPLNNDSVIEYAVGSRNSAKEGGGAFGNEPNEPECSSRGGLDVSEGAGGESSASKKRKRSGQDAETDQNKGTPPPAEAATDQTDNQQKGDQNVTATPSKPGGKGGKQGSQASDNPKEDYIHIRARRGQATNSHSLAERVRREKISERMKFLQDLVPGCNKVTGKAVMLDEIINYVQSLQRQVEFLSMKLATVNPRLEFNIDGLLAKDILQSRAGPSSSLLSFPHDMTMPYPPVHHPPSMLIQAGLPSLGSSADAIRRTINSHLATASGSFKEPTPQVPSMWDDELHNVVQMGFNPSAPLDSQDIGSLPPGHMKSEP